One genomic region from Alteromonas pelagimontana encodes:
- the sppA gene encoding signal peptide peptidase SppA — MSAKGSWTKSLFVGLWTVLNFCRKLLFNFIFILIIVGIFIALSSDKDPLTVKPNSALYLNLSGSLVIEKEAVEPFSQFIQEALGNEQENPEVLVRDVIKTIQNAKQDRRIKALVLDLQDLTDGGLDKLRQVAEAIDDFKTSEKPVYAIGDYYTQTQYYLASHADHVYLNPMGALLLEGYGRYGLYFKDLLEKLNVTTHIFRVGTYKSAVEPFLRNDMSDAAKEANQEWLNTYWAQYKADVGAARNMDESNFDEKLDVLVEKFNAAGGDFAQYALENGWVDALKTREEVRQELVNLVGSDDNELGVNVTPYNTYVKVINPPVPYHENDTDKVAIVVAKGTILDGDQPAGAIGGDSTARLLRQARLDDSVKAVVLQIDSPGGSSFGSEVIRQEVLELKAAGKPVVASMSTYAASGGYWISSAADKIIASPSTITGSIGVFGMFMTYEKSLDYIGVNSDGTGSTEITGMSPTRALDPRFGQILQRNVESSYNRFINMVAEARSMTPEQVDKIAQGRVWIGSTALELGLVDELGDLNDAVVAAAELAELDDFDTFYEQRKLSPQEIFWKEMFGQAMVWGAKVQFADSNSQLMGLVRQVVSEFDELKQLNDPMGVYILCLECQVK; from the coding sequence ATGTCAGCGAAAGGAAGCTGGACCAAATCCTTATTTGTTGGTCTTTGGACGGTACTGAATTTTTGCCGGAAATTATTATTCAACTTTATTTTTATTCTTATCATCGTCGGTATTTTCATTGCTCTTTCCAGTGATAAAGACCCTCTTACTGTTAAGCCCAATAGTGCGCTCTACCTAAATTTATCCGGCTCGCTAGTGATAGAAAAGGAAGCTGTTGAGCCTTTTTCTCAGTTCATTCAGGAAGCTTTAGGAAATGAGCAGGAAAATCCTGAGGTTCTTGTTAGAGACGTTATAAAAACCATCCAAAACGCTAAGCAAGATCGCCGAATTAAAGCCCTTGTTCTGGATTTACAAGATCTGACAGATGGCGGGCTCGACAAGCTTCGTCAAGTCGCAGAAGCTATTGATGATTTTAAAACTTCTGAGAAACCGGTTTACGCTATTGGCGACTACTATACCCAGACTCAGTATTATCTCGCTTCTCACGCAGATCACGTTTATTTAAACCCGATGGGAGCTCTACTGCTTGAAGGCTACGGAAGATACGGCCTTTATTTTAAAGATTTATTAGAGAAGCTTAATGTGACTACTCACATCTTTCGAGTAGGAACCTATAAATCTGCGGTTGAGCCCTTTTTACGTAACGACATGTCTGATGCTGCCAAAGAAGCAAATCAGGAATGGTTAAACACCTATTGGGCGCAGTATAAAGCTGATGTCGGTGCTGCGCGTAATATGGATGAATCTAATTTTGATGAAAAATTAGATGTTTTAGTCGAAAAATTTAATGCTGCCGGGGGCGATTTTGCGCAATATGCTTTGGAAAACGGGTGGGTAGACGCGCTGAAAACCCGTGAAGAAGTTCGTCAGGAGCTAGTGAACCTGGTAGGCTCCGATGACAACGAGTTAGGGGTAAACGTAACTCCCTATAATACCTATGTAAAAGTGATCAATCCCCCCGTTCCTTACCATGAAAATGACACAGATAAAGTTGCGATTGTCGTGGCAAAGGGAACAATCCTTGATGGCGATCAACCCGCAGGTGCGATTGGTGGTGACAGTACAGCCCGTTTGCTGCGACAGGCGCGCCTTGATGATTCCGTGAAAGCGGTTGTACTACAGATTGATTCTCCTGGCGGCAGTTCTTTTGGGTCAGAAGTCATTCGTCAGGAAGTATTGGAACTTAAAGCTGCAGGTAAGCCGGTAGTTGCGTCTATGAGCACATACGCAGCGTCAGGAGGATACTGGATATCTTCAGCGGCTGATAAAATTATCGCTTCGCCTAGCACCATTACAGGCTCCATCGGCGTGTTCGGCATGTTTATGACTTACGAGAAGTCACTCGACTACATCGGTGTTAATAGTGATGGCACCGGCTCAACTGAAATAACCGGCATGTCCCCCACCCGCGCTCTCGACCCTCGGTTTGGTCAGATTTTGCAGCGCAATGTGGAAAGCAGCTACAATCGTTTTATCAATATGGTAGCTGAAGCCAGAAGTATGACACCTGAGCAGGTAGATAAAATTGCGCAAGGAAGAGTATGGATTGGCAGCACAGCATTAGAACTCGGGTTGGTTGATGAACTCGGCGATCTTAATGATGCCGTCGTTGCCGCAGCTGAGCTGGCCGAACTGGATGACTTCGACACTTTTTATGAGCAACGAAAGTTGTCCCCTCAGGAGATTTTCTGGAAAGAGATGTTCGGTCAGGCAATGGTCTGGGGCGCAAAGGTGCAATTCGCTGACAGTAACAGTCAATTGATGGGACTTGTTCGCCAGGTAGTCTCAGAGTTTGATGAACTTAAACAGTTAAACGATCCTATGGGCGTTTATATACTTTGTTTGGAATGTCAGGTTAAGTAG
- the yfbV gene encoding terminus macrodomain insulation protein YfbV, whose protein sequence is MAQSMTSMFRDGQEYMNIWPVKKELYAIFPECRVISATRLAIKTMPPMAVLACAMMINTFGAEYLPQAIAIGAFFLSLPMQGLLWLGHRSNQLLPPQLRSWYQEVHSKMRAEGCAVQSLKSRPQYRELASLLKTAFSDLDRMLTRHWFQ, encoded by the coding sequence ATGGCTCAATCTATGACTTCTATGTTCCGGGACGGGCAGGAGTATATGAATATCTGGCCGGTAAAGAAGGAATTGTATGCCATATTCCCTGAATGTAGGGTAATTTCCGCCACGCGACTGGCGATTAAAACCATGCCGCCAATGGCCGTGCTGGCATGTGCCATGATGATAAATACCTTTGGCGCTGAATATTTACCTCAAGCTATCGCTATAGGCGCTTTTTTTCTAAGTTTACCTATGCAGGGGCTTCTTTGGTTGGGGCATCGTTCAAACCAGCTTTTACCCCCTCAGTTGCGTAGTTGGTACCAAGAAGTTCATTCAAAAATGCGCGCTGAGGGTTGTGCGGTGCAGTCGCTCAAATCTCGCCCGCAGTATCGTGAACTTGCTAGTTTACTTAAAACCGCATTCAGTGATTTAGACCGTATGCTCACTCGTCACTGGTTTCAGTAA
- a CDS encoding SprT family zinc-dependent metalloprotease — protein sequence MNSFSLRDKQDVIQAVERLYHIAFTRLNTRFPLPEVTFRKSGKNAGTAFLQQNRINLHPLLFAHNKAAFFTDVIPHEVSHLITFQRFGRVKPHGKEWQYIMQFVFEVEPNTTHQFDLTPLKLKTYPYRCQCSTVELSVRRHNKVLKGQQYRCLRCNVLLESL from the coding sequence GTGAACAGCTTCTCGCTACGCGATAAACAAGATGTGATACAGGCCGTCGAGCGTTTGTATCACATCGCCTTTACACGTTTGAATACCCGATTCCCTCTTCCGGAAGTCACATTTCGTAAGTCTGGAAAAAATGCGGGTACAGCTTTTCTCCAACAAAACCGTATTAATCTTCACCCTCTTCTGTTTGCCCATAATAAAGCGGCTTTCTTCACCGACGTTATTCCACACGAAGTCAGTCATCTCATCACTTTCCAGCGATTCGGACGGGTGAAACCTCACGGCAAAGAATGGCAATATATTATGCAATTTGTATTTGAAGTCGAGCCGAACACCACCCACCAATTTGATTTAACGCCTCTGAAGTTAAAGACCTATCCCTACCGGTGCCAGTGCAGTACCGTTGAACTTTCTGTTCGACGCCATAATAAAGTTCTTAAAGGACAGCAGTACCGCTGCTTGCGCTGCAACGTTTTGTTAGAGTCGCTGTAG
- a CDS encoding NAD(P)H nitroreductase produces the protein MDALELLLHRRSQPRLKAPAPKGEVLENIMQAALRAPDHAALTPWRFIICEESGLQKLGALFEQSAIDNGKSEKEIERAPQLPLRAPMVIVAIAKYTENAKVPRIEQVASASCAVMAMQMAAIAQGFNGIWRSGAYAQCDVVREGLRVGEEDEIVGFLYLGTPAFDTPIAPARNSADYFERLI, from the coding sequence GTGGATGCACTGGAATTACTTTTACATCGCCGCTCGCAGCCTCGTCTCAAAGCGCCAGCACCAAAAGGTGAGGTTTTGGAAAACATTATGCAGGCGGCACTTCGAGCGCCGGATCATGCAGCATTAACTCCCTGGCGGTTTATCATCTGTGAAGAAAGTGGATTGCAGAAGCTTGGGGCACTGTTCGAGCAGTCTGCCATTGACAATGGTAAGTCGGAAAAGGAAATTGAACGGGCGCCACAATTGCCCCTGCGTGCGCCAATGGTAATTGTGGCAATTGCAAAATACACAGAAAATGCGAAAGTGCCGCGAATAGAGCAGGTTGCATCAGCATCCTGTGCAGTTATGGCAATGCAGATGGCTGCAATAGCACAAGGGTTTAACGGAATATGGAGAAGTGGCGCATATGCACAGTGTGATGTTGTGCGCGAAGGACTGCGGGTTGGAGAAGAAGATGAAATTGTAGGCTTTCTTTACCTTGGCACGCCCGCGTTTGACACGCCGATAGCGCCAGCCCGAAATTCAGCGGATTATTTTGAACGCTTGATATAA